In Longimicrobium sp., the genomic stretch GCGCATGAATCCGCGTGAACGCGACTGCGGTGCTCCGCGCCCTCAGGATGACACCTGACTCGTTTCCGCAGGTTGAGCAACACCCTCTGAGGAATCCGTGTCCGCGTCTGCACCGAATCCTCCGAAGTCGCCGGATTCACGCCTCCAGCGGCACGGGCGCAGGCGTGGAGATGGCGATCCGGCGCGCGTGGCCGACGTTCAGCGCCAGCACGCTCGCGAGCAGGCAGAGCATCCCCGACGCGACGAAGGCCGCGTGGTAGTCGCCCATCCACGTGCGGACCGCGCCTGCGCCGCCCGCCGCGAACGCCGCGCCGAGCTGGTGGCCGGCCATGATCCACCCGAACATCACGCCCACGCTCTCGCGCCCGAACGCGTCGGCGGTGAGCCGCACGGTCGGCGGCACCGTCGCCACCCAGTCCAGCCCGTAGAAGAGCGCGAACACGGCCAGCGACGCGTGCGGCCCCACGAAGGCGTACGGGAGGAAGATCAGCGAGAGGCCGCGCAGCCCGTAGTACCAGGCCAGGAGCCGCCGGCTGTCCCAGCGATCCGAGAGCCAGCCGCTGAGCGTGGTCCCCAGCAGGTCGCAGATCCCCATCACCGCCAGCAGTCCGGCGGCCGCCACCTCGGGGATGCCATGGTCGTGCGCGGCGGGGATGAAGTGCGTCCCCACCAGCCCATTGGTGCTGGCGCCGCAGATGAAGAACGTGGCCGCCAGCAGCCAGAAGTCGCGCGAGCGCACCCCGCGCGCGAGCCCGGCCAGCGGCGCCGCGGCCGCGGGCGACGGCGCCGTCTCCGCATCGTCCGCCGCGCCGTACGGACGCAGCCCCACGTCGCGCGGCCGCTCGCGCACCAGCAGCAGGACCAGGGGGATGACGATCACCGCCGCGCCCGCCACCACCTCCACCGACGTCCGCCAGCCGCGGTGCTCGGCGATCCACGCCAGCGCGGGGAGGAAGACGAGCTGCCCCGTGGCCGTGCTCGCGGTCAGGATCCCCATCACCAGCCCGCGGCGATCGTGGAACCAGCGGTTCACCACCACGGCGCCCAGCACCAGCGCGCCCATCCCCGACCCCGCGCCGACGACCACGCCCCAGAGCAGCACCAGCTGCCACGGCCGCGTCATCAGCGTCGTGGCGCCCACGCCGGCGGCGAGCGCGAAGAGCGCCAGCAGCATGGTGCGCCGCACCCCTAGCCGCTCCATCAGCGCGGCGGCGAAGGGGCCCATCAGGCCGTACAGCACCAGGTTCACCGAGATGGCCAGCGAGATGGTGGCGCGCGTCCATCCGAACTCGCCCTCCAGCGGCACCATCAGCACGCCCGGCGTGGCCCGGATCCCCGCCGACACCAGCAGAACGGCGAACGTCACCGCCGCCACCACCCACGCATAGTGCACGCGCCCCGGCGGGCGCCCGATCGTCGTCGTCATCCCCCCTCCGCTCCCGTTCGTCTCCCATCGCCCGACATCACGGCCCGAAGTCTACATCCCCGGCACGAAACGGGAGAGTGGCCCGAAGGACAGTTTCGATTATATTCGGGCCATGAGCATCGAACCCCATCTCCCGACCTCCGGCGGCGCGGCGGAGCCCATCCACGTGGTGCTGCTGGTGCTGGACAGCATCGTGCCGTTCGACCTGGGCGTGGCCTGCCAGGTGTTCGGCTACGCGCGCCCCGACCTGGGCGCCATGCGCTACCGGATGACGCTCTGCGCGGCCGAGCCGGGCCCGGTGACGACGTCCGTGGGCTTCCCCGTCACCGTCGACCGCGGGCTCGACGCGCTGGAAGAGGCGCACACCATCATCGTCCCCGGCATCCGCGCGTACGACGCGCCCGCGCCGCCGGCGGTGGTGGACGCGCTGCGGGCGGCGCACGCGCGCGGGGCGCGGATCGCCAGCATCTGCACCGGCGCGTTCGTCCTGGCCGAGGCGGGGCTGCTGGACGGGCGCAAGGCGACCACGCACTGGAAGGACGCGGCGCTGCTGGCCGAGCGCTACCCCGAGGTGTGCGTGGACCCGCGCGTGCTGTACGTGGACGAGGGACAGGTGCTGACCAGCGCGGGGATCGCGGCGGGGATCGACCTGTGCCTGCACATCGTGCGGCGCGACTGGGGCGCCGAGGTGGCCAACGCGCTGGCGCGGCGGCTGGTGGTGCCGCCGCACCGCAGCGGCGGGCAGGCGCAGTTCGTGGAGGAGCCGGTGCCCGCGCGCCCAGCGGGAGGCCTGGAGCGCACGCGCACCTGGACGCTGGAGCACCTGGACCGGCGCGTGACGGTGGACGAGATGGCGCGCCACGCAGCGACGAGCCGCCGCAACTTCACCCGCCGCTTCCGCGCGGAGACGGGCACCAGCCCGCTGCAGTGGCTGCTGCAGCAGCGCGTCCTTCGCGCCCGCCGGCTGCTGGAGACCACGGAGATGTCGGTGGGGCGGATCGCCCTCGAGTGCGGCTTCGGCTCCGCGCTCTCGCTGCGCGACCACTTCACGCGCGAGGTGGGCGCCACGCCCGCCGCCTACCGCCGCGCCTTCGGCGTCCGCAGGGTGAGCGTGGTCGACGCAGCGGCTGCGTGATCAGGAATCCCAAGAAATCAGGCACACAGAGGCACGGAGTGACAGAGGCACAGAGAACCCATTGCGGTGCTCTGTGCCTCTGTGATCTCCGTGCCTCTGTGTGAAAGCGGGATCGCCAATACCCGAACGATCGCTCATCCGGAGTTCAATGGCGGCGGTGGATTGCCTTCTCTCGCTCCGCGTTGTTGACGGCGCCGCCGACCACCAGCCCCACCAGCGCCCCGACGACGGCGCCGACCGGCCCGCCGAGGGAGGCGCCGAGCATGGCTCCGCCGATCCCCACACCCACCAGCCGATCGAACGCCGCGTCCTCGCTGTACGCGTCCGGAGACGGGCGGGACGCGGAGGGACGCACCGGCGAAGCGGGGTACCGCGGCCGAGAGTTCTGCACGTGCCTCATGTGCGCCTCCTGGAGAGTGGGTAGCCACGTTGAAATCTAAGACTCCCTCCGCGAAATACGAAGCCCCTGCTTGCAACTATAATTGGCTTATAGAGCGCTTATCTGATCTGAATACCGCACCGAGGCGAAGAAACACTCTGTTACCCCCTAGCACAACATGGCGTATTGAGATATGCTTGTGCACGAAATCGGGCGTGAGGAGAGGATGATGTGACCCGTTCCGAGCGACGCACAGGTCCGCTCGCGGACACCAACCCTCTCCGCGCCTGCAACCCCGGCAAAGGAGCTCCCACCATGAAGCGATCCGTGCAGATCCTGAACCGCTGTCTCTTCGCGCTCGGCATCATCGGCAGCCTCACCTTCGGGGCCGCGGAAGCGTTCGGGTCCGCACGGACGGACAAGACCGCGGCCCGCCCTTGGTGCGAGCCCGTGCAGTGCAACGCGCAGTGCGGCGGCTACGGGATCTGCCAAGGCTTCCAGTGCCTCTGCTACTGAGATCGGCCTCGGCGTGATGGAGCCGGTCCGGGGTGTCCCGGACCGGCTCCCCGACTGTTTTCTCACCCGTTCAAGGACCCTCGGCGCGCTCGCGACCGCCGCTGCCCGCGCCGCGTAGCGCCCGCGCGCGGGGCGGTTATATTCGCCTCCACACAATCGCCCGCCGGGAACGGCGCGCGAGCGAGCGAACCCCTTCGCCGAGAGCACGGAGCCGGATGTCCGTCACCGAATACCTGCAGGGCCGGCGCGAGCAGAGCCTGGCCGAGCTGAACGAGCTGCTGCGCATCCCCAGCATCAGCGCCAAGAGCGAGCACCGCGGCGACACCGCCGCGGCCGCCGAGTGGCTGGCGAGCCGTATGCGCGCCGTGGGCCTCACCACCGTGGAGGTCGTCCCCACCGCGGGGCATCCCGTCGTCCTCGGCGAGTGGCGCGGCGCGGAGGGCGCGCCCACGCTCCTCGTCTACGGCCACTACGACGTGCAGCCGCCCGAGCCGCTCGACGAGTGGCTCACCCCGCCCTTCGAGCCCACGGTGCGCGACGGCAAGCTGTTCGCGCGCGGGTCGGTGGACGACAAGGGGCAGGTCTACCTCCACCTCAAGGCCGTCGAGGCGCACCTGGCCACCAACGGCTCGCTCCCCGTCAACGTGATCTTCTGCGTCGAGGGCGAGGAGGAGGTGGGATCCCCCCATCTGGCCGAGTTCCTGGCGGCCAACGCGGAGCGGCTGCGCTGCGACGCGGTGATGATCTCCGACACCACCATGTTTGCGCCCGGGCTGCCGTCCATCACCATCGGGCTGCGCGGGCTGGCGTACATGGAGGTGCGCGTGCAGGGCCCGTCGGTGGACCTGCACTCGGGCGTCTACGGCGGCGCGGTGGTCAACCCCGCCAACGCGCTGGCGAAGATCATCTCCCGACTGCACGACGAGCGCGGGCGGGTGGCCGTCCCCGGCTTCTACGACCGGGTGGTGGAGATCGAAGAGGCGGAGCGGCGGATGATCGCCGGGCTCCCGTTCGAGGAGGAGAATCTCCGCGAGGAGGTCGGCGCGCCGAAGCTGGGCGGCGAGCAGGGATACGGCCCGCTGGAGCGCGTGTGGGTGCGGCCCACGCTGGACGTGAACGGCCTGCTCAGCGGCTACACCGGCGAGGGCGCCAAGACCGTCCTCCCCGCGCGAGCGATGGCGAAGGTGTCGATGCGCCTCGTCCCCGACCAGGAGTACCACGAGATCGAGCGGCTCTTCACCGAGTACGTGAGGTCCATCGCCCCCGAGGGGGTCACGGTGGAGGTGGAGGCGCTGCACGGCGGCCAGCCCTGGTACGCGGCGCCGTCGGGCCCCGTCTTCGAAGCGGCACGCCGCGCGCTGGCGAAGGCGTACGGGCGCGAGCCGGTGACGATCCGCGAGGGCGGGTCGATCCCCATCGTCAAGGCGTTCGAGGACACGCTGCACGCGCCGGTGGTGCTGATCGGCTTCGGGCTCCCGGGCGAGAACGCGCACGCGCCCAACGAGTGGATGTCGGTGGAGAACTTCCACCGCGGCGCCGAGGCCATCGCCGCGCTGTACGACGAGCTGCGATGACGGAGACGCGGGACGCCGGGGCGCGCACGGTCGACGACGACGCGCGCGCCTTCGTGGCGGAGATGGAGGCGCGGCTGGCGCCGCTGATGCGCGAGTCGCACGTGGCCGGCTGGGACGCGGCCACCGGCGGCGGCGACGAGGCGCTGGAGCGCTCCGCGCGCGCCCGCGCCGCCGTGGCGATGGTGTACGCGGACGCGGAGGCCGCGCGGAAGGTGCGCGCGTGGCTGGAGGGCGGCGTGGGCGATCCCCTGCTCCGCCGCCAGCTCGTCCTGCTCGACCACGAGCTCACCCGCTGCCAGCTACCGCCAGAGACCATCGAGGACCTGGTGCGTCGCGGCACCGAGCTGGAGCACGTCTTCCACACCTTCCGCTCCACCTTCCGCGGCGAGCGCAAGTCGAACAACGAGCTGGTCGACGCGCTGCAGGAGACCACGGACTCGGGGGTGCGGCGCGAGGCGTGGGAGGCCGGGAAGGAGATCGGGCGCGAGGTGGCCGAGCCGCTGCGCGAGCTGGTCCGCCGCCGCAATGCGGCCGCGCGCTCGCTGGGCTTCGACCACTTCTACGCGATGGAGCTGCACCTCCAGGAGCTGGGCGAGGCGCGGCTGTTCGCGGTGCTCGACGAGTTCCGCGACCGCACCGACGAGCCCTTCCGCCGCTTCCGGGCGGAGATGGACGCGCGCATGGCGCGCCGCTTCGGCGTGCCCGCCGACGCGCTGCGCCCCTGGCACTGGGACGACTTCTTCGCGCAGGAGGCGCCGTCGGTGGCGGGGACGGTGGAGCTGGACGCCTACTTCCGCGACCTGGACCCCGTCGCCCTGGCCTCCGGCTTCTTCCGCGGGATCGATCTGCCGATCGACGAGGTGCTGGCGCGGAGCGACCTGTACGAGCGCGAGGGGAAGGACCAGCACGCCTTCTGCATCGACATGGACCGCGAGGGCGACGTCCGCGTGCTGTGCAACATGCGCCCGAACGAGAAGTGGACGGGCACGCTGCTGCACGAGCTGGGGCACGCCGCCTACGACCTCTACATCCCCGATCACCTCCCCTTCTTCCTGCGCACCATCGCCCACACGCTGAGCACCGAGGCCATCGCCATGTACATGGGGCGGCTCACGCGCGACCCGGCGTGGCTGCGCGAGGTGCCCGGCGCGGCGCTGACCGACGTGGAGGCCGCCGACGTCCGGGCCCAGCAGCGCGCGGCGATGCTCGTCTCCGCGCGATGGATCCTGGTGATGGCCTACTTCGAGCGCGAGTTGTACCGCGACCCCGATCGCGCCGACCTGGACTCGCTCTGGTGGGACCTGGTCGAGCGGCTGCAGTACATCCGCCGGCCGGACGGGCGGAGCGCGCCGGACTGGGCGAGCAAGATCCACCTCTCGCTTTCGCCCGTGTACTATCACAACTACCTGCTGGGCGAGCTGATGGCGTCGCAGATCTCCGCGCACGCGCGCCGCGGCATCGCCGAGGGACGCAGCATCGCCGGCGAGCCGCGGGTGGGCGGCTTCCTGCGCGAGCGGATCTTCGCCCCCGGCGCGTCGCTGGACTGGAACGAGCTCCTCGTCCACGCCACCGGCGAGGGGCTGTCCCCCCGCTACTTCGTGGAGGAGTTCGTCGGCGCCTGAACCGCCAAGCTTTTTTGATCACGCAGAGGCACAGAGATAAGGGAGAGGCACAGAGGCTCGCGGTGACGGAGCCCTCTGTGCCTCTCCCTTTCCTCTGTGTCCTCTGTGTGAAATTCTCTTGTCTTTTCACCAGCCACTGGTGTCGATGAGATCGGGATCGGCGCGGACGCGTGCGCGGGCGACGACGGCCTGGTGCGCGGCGGCGCTGTCGGCGCTGCCAGCGGCCTGCCAGGCGCGGGCGAGGAGCGCGTGCACCTCGGTGCGGTTGACGTAGAGGTTGCTGGCCTCGAGCGACCCGCGCAGCGCCGGCTGCAGGACGGCCACCGCCTCGCGCGGGCGGTTCATCCGCATCAGCACGCCGGCCAGCGCCACGTTCGTGCGCGTGTACCCCGCGTTGGGCGACACGATGGCCTGGCGGAGTTCGGCCGCCGCGCGGGGCCAGTCTCCCCGCGCGCGGTGGAGCAGCCCCAGCACGTGGTGATGCAGCCGGTGGTCGCGCGCCAGGTAGCTGCGCATCCCCCGCTCGCGCACGGTGTCGGCAAGGGCGCGCAGGTGCGCGGTGTCGTCCAGCGCCGCCAGCGCGTTGGCCTTGTGCGTGAGCGTCCACGTCTCCGCGCGCGCCACCCGCGAGGGCGCGTCGCCCGGCTCGCGGTTCCAGGCGATGGAGTCGAGGAGCGCGGCCGACTCGCGGAAGCGCCCCGTTTCGAACAGGATCTGCGCCTCGAGCAGAGCCACCGACGGCACCGCGCCGTGCGACCGCGGCGCGCTGCGGAAGGCGAGCCGCGCCTGCCGGGCCGCGTGGAGCGCGTCGCGCATCCTCCCCTGCTCGCGGCGCGAGATGGCCAGGTACCACCACGAGTCTACCACGCGCTCCTCGTCGCCCGCCTTCATCTGCTCGGCCAGCAGGCGGTCGGCCGCGTCGTACTCGCGGCGCAGGATGCGGTGCTGCGCCATCACCAGGATGGCGTTGGGCGTGAGCGCGGGGTTGTAGGTGCTGGCCTTCCCGTAGACCGCCATGGCCTCGTCGCCCGCGCCGGCCAGCTCCATCGTTTCGTACAGCGCGTTCCACGCGGGGGCCGAGCGCGGCTGCAGGCGCGTCCACTCCCGCGCCACGCGGTTCGCCGCCGGGATCGAGTCGGCGCTCTCGTACGCGCTGACGATCTGCCGCAGCGCGTTGCAGGCCATGCACCCCGCGCCCTCGCCCCGCAGCCCCTCGCCGTCCATCTCCACCACGCGGCGGAACCAGGGGACGGCGTCGAGCCAGCGCGCGTCGGCCAGCAGCGCCACGCCCACGTAGAAGGGGCCAGCGGCCTCCCGCGGATAGCGCACCGAAAGCGTCTCCGCCAGCGCCAGCAGCGTGGGCGACGAGGTGATGTTGGCGATCCCCGCGCGGATGATCAGGCGCTCGCGGTCGCTGGCCGTCTCCGCCAGCCGCAGCGCGCGCTCCTTGATCCCCGGCCCGCCGCGGACGAGCGCGATGTGGTACGCCGCCATCGCGAAGGCGCTGTCCTCCGCCAGCGCCGCGTCGAACATCCGCGCCGCGGTGGCAGGGTCGCCCTGCGTGTACGACTCCAGACCGCGCTCGTACAGCCGGTAGGCGATGGGCGACGACGTCGTCACGCCGCCGACGAAGTTGCCGGAGGGGAGGTCGCGCGCCAGCCGCCCGGCGCCGCTGTCCGCCAGGGCGACGGCGTCGGAGCCCTCCAGCCGGTACGCGGCGATCACCGCGCCGCTGCGCAGGTCCACGCGGCGGAGGTCCAGCCGCAGCCGCCCGCCCGCCAGCGAGTAGACGTCGCCCTCCACCAGCTGCGTGGCGCCGGCGGAGCGCGCCGCGGAGGCCAGCGCGGCGCCGGTCGTGTCGGTCGCCCCGCGCAACTCCTGGAAGAGCCGCGCACGGCTGACCACGCGCACGCCACCCCCGCGCGCCAGGTCCGTCGCCAGCAGGTCGGAGATCGGCGTCGCCACCGGCCCGCCCGTATACGAGCCGATGCGGCCGATGGCGAGCACCGGCTCGCCCGCCTCCTCCGCCCCGCGCGTCAGCCGCCACCCCGCGAGCAGCACGCCGACCACCGCCGCCGCGCCGGCGATGGCCCAGCGGGAGCGGGAGATGCGCGGCCATCGCGGCGCCGGCTCGTCCGCGGGAACCGACGCGATCGCCAGCGCCGGCACCGCATCCACGGGAGATGACGGCGGCTCCGCGACGGCGGTCGTGGAGGATCGGGAGACGTCGGGAGCCGCCGCGTCGTCATCTCCCTCGTCCGTCGATGACGCAGCGGCGGCGATGGCTGGGGATGCGGCGGCTCGGACGGGCTCCGGCTCGCTGCGCAGCCGCTCGGCGAGCGCCGTCACCTCCGGCGAGGGCGGCAGGCCGAGGTGCGCGTCGACCAGCGATTCGTAGATGCGCGCGTGCTGCAGCGCACCCGCTCGGTCGCCGGCGGCGTCGAGCGCGCGCATCAGGCGCACGGCCACGCGCGCGCTCAGCGGGTCCGCGCCGGCGAGACGGCGCCACCACGCGACGGCGGCGGTGTGGTCGCCCGCGCGCTCGCGCGCGCCGGCCAGCGACTCCAGCGCCTCGGCGTGGCGCAAAGCCAGCGCGGCGCGCTCGGTCTCGATCCAGCGGTCGAAGTCGTCGAGCCCGGGAACGCGGAAGCCGTCGAGGAACGGGCCGGCGTAGACCGCCGCGGCGCGCTCCGGATCGGCCGCCGCCAGCGCGGATTCGAAGTCGCCGACGTCGCTGCCGATCACCTCCGGGTTCAGCCGCAGGTCCTTCACCCCCAGGAACGGCTCCTCGCCCCCCAGGTCGCGGCGCAGCGCGTACAGCGCCTGCGCCAGCGCGCGGCGCCCGGCCTCGTCGGGGCTGTCGGGCCAGAGGAGCGCCAGCAGCTTGTCTCGCGTCACCCCTCGCTCGCCGGCACGCGCGAGCACCGCCAGCACCGCCAGGCGCCGCGGCTGGGCCGCCGCCCCGGCCAGCGGGCGGTCGCCGTCGCGCACCGCGAGCGCGCCGAAGGTGTGGATTCGCAGCATCTTGCGAAGTTCGCGAAGGCGGGTGACTTCCAGGTGATGGGGCGGTGATGCGGGGCCGGTAGCTTCCCTTCGACGACGGCGCGGACGTACGACGGGGCGCCGCGGAGAGATTCGGGGAAGCGCGGCCCGGCTCCCGATGCGGGATGGAGGGAGCGGCCTGGAGGATACCGAGGGGGAAAGCGCAGATGGACGGGACCGATTGGCGGGGTGGGCCGCCAGCGGGCGCTCTCCCCCTCGAACAATTTGTCCTCGTTTGTTTGCCGGGGCAACCCGGTAGACGGCGGGGGACAGGGGACAGCAAGACGACGGCGGGCGGGCGGCGACCCGTCCCGGCGAGGAAGGCGGTCCGGCGTGCCGGATCGCCTTTCTCGCGTCTACCCGGGAGACGTTCACCGAACGGAGATCGAATCCCTTCCGGAGGAGATGCGAGCGCGCTTATTTTGCGACACGAAGATCCTCCCGCCGCACCGCCTTCGATCCCACCACGCGGCCGGCAGCCGGCGAACCGCCCTTCATCTCCTACCTGGTTCTCTCCCATGGCAACGCTGAACGGCATCATCAAACCGGCCACCATCGGCCAGGTCGGGTTCGACACCGCGTCGACCGTCACCCAGAAGGCGCTGCAGGAGGCGCACAACCGCGGCTACACCTTCGCCATCCGCTACATCCGCCGGAAGGTGGCGCACGACGGCGACCTGAAGCACGACGAGGCGCAGATGATCCTCGATTCGGGGCTGTCGCTGATGGCCGTGCAGTACGTGGAGAGCGAGGAGAGCTGGGACGCCAACGCCACGAAGGGGACGCAGAACGGCAACACCGGCGTGGAATACGCGCAGTCCATCGGCCTTCCGCCGGGGATGAACGTCTGGTGCGACCTGGAGGGCGTTTCCACCAAGTGCCCGGCCGCCGACGTCGACGCATACTGCCGCGCCTGGTTCACGGCGGTATCCGGCGCCGGATACGTCCCCGGGCTGTACGTGGGCTTCCATCCGGGGCTGAACCCGCAGCAGCTCTTCAAGCTGCCGTTCACGCACTACTGGCGCTCGTTCAACCTGAACGACGACCAGGTGCCCGCCGTCCGCGGCACGCAGATGCGCCAGCGCAGCAAGAAGGCGCTCCCCGGTCTCGATCCCAGCACCTTCGACGAGGACGTGATCACCGGCGACAAGAAGGGCGGCGTTCCCCTCATGCTCTCGGCGCACTGAGCCGCCACCGGGCGCACACATTCTCAGCCCCGGCGGGGAGATCGTCTCCGCCGGGGCTGCGTCTCGTTTCCTGATCTCCAGAAGAACGGGATCACACGGAGGAAGCGGAGGGAACGGAGGACCACGACGAGTTCTCCGTTCCCTCCGTTTCCTCCGTGTGATCTCATATCTTTATTCGTTTCAATGACATAGCCGACGGGGGCGGAACACGTTCCCGCGATTCTTCATCATCCCCCTTGCACCTCACGTAACGTGAGGTATTAGCCTTCCGTCGTGGCCACGCAGACGCAGTTCAACCGAAGGAGGGGCGGGATGGCGCGGGACGGGTGGAAGGTGGGCGAGCTGGCGGGCGCCACGGGGCTGACCGTGCGCACGCTGCACCACTACGACGAGATCGGGCTGCTGCGGCCGTCGCGCCGCACGCCGTCCGGGCACCGGCTCTATGGCGACGGCGACGTTGCCCGGCTGCAGCAGGTGACGTCGCTGCGCGAGCTGGGCTTTCCGCTGGAGGAGATCCGCGCGCTGCTGGACCGGCGCGGGATCTCGCCGCGGGAGGTCGTCGGGCTCCACCTGGAACGCCTGCGCGAGCAGATCGAGCTCCAGCGCGCGCTCTGCGAGCGGCTGGAACGGATCGCCGCCCAGCTGGATCGCGCGGAGACGGTCTCCGCCGACGAGCTCATCCGAACCATCGAGGCAACGACCATGTACGACAACTACTTCACTCCCGAGCAGCGGGAGGAGCTGAAGGCCCGCGCCGCCGAGCTCGGCGACGACCGGATCCACGCCGTGGAGGGCGAATGGGAGCGGCTGATGGCCGAGGTGCGCGCGGAGATGGACCGCGGCACCGATCCCTCCGAGCCACGCGTGCAGGCCCTGGCGGCGCGCTGGATGGAGCTGGTGCGCGGCTTCACCGGGGGCAACCCGGAGATCCACGGCTCGCTCAACCGGATGTGGCAGCAGGAAACCACCATCCACGGCATCGACACGGCGCCGGTGCGCGAGATGATGGCCTACGTCCAGCGCGCGCTGGACGCGGGGAAGGCCTCGTAGCCGCACGCACGGTGGCGCGAACGAGCCCATCCACGTGACGGCGCCCCGGCGGGTTTCCCGCCGGGGCGCTCGTGCGTTCACCACTCGCGGATCAGGCCCAGCAGTCGGTGCCGCCGCAGGTGCCGCAGGTCCCGCCGCACGAAACCCACTCGGTGTCGCGCAGCACGGTGTCGTCCCACCCCGAAGGGTCGACCGTGGGCCGGTACACCGTGTCGTTCCACTCGGAGATGATCACCTCGTTGCCGCGTACGGTGCCGCTGCGGCTCAGGGTGCGCGGCATCGCCAGCGACTCCACGTTCAGCGCATCGAGGTTCAGCTTCAGCTTGGGACGAGGCATTCGGCTCCTCCGGGTGTTAGTGACAAAGGGACGGAAAATGATGTGAATAGACTCTCGTACGCGTCAAGAGGCCGGTGCGCGGTGTCACCCGGCTCACCAGATGTTTGTAGCCCCGGCGGGACAGCCATCCACTTCCACGTAAAGGTCGGAGGCTCGTAAGAGGTTCCGACGCAAGCGGATGCGCGATGGTGGCGAGAAGGCGCCGGAGTTGCCTTTCCGTCCGCCGCGCGAACGGCGCACGATCCTACTCCCCCACCGGACAGGCACATCCTCATGTTCAGCTTCCGACCCGCGGCCACGCTGGCGCTCGCCCTCACGCTCATGACCGCGGCGACGGCCGCGGCGCAGGACACCGCTTCCGTCACCGCTCCGAAGGAGGCACGGAACACCTTCTTCGTGGAGCTGCTCGGCAACGCGGGGATCTACTCGCTCAACTACGAGCGCTTCTTCACGCCGCAACTCGGGATTCGCGTGGGCGGGATGTACTTCGAGACGGTGGACGAGGGCGACCGCATCTCCGTCGCCCTCTTCCCGGTGATGGGTACCTGGCTGCTGGGCCAGGGGAACAGCCACTTCGAGGTGGGCGCCGGCGTCGGCTTCGGGACGGCGGGAATCGAGACGACCGACATCGGCGACGC encodes the following:
- a CDS encoding helix-turn-helix domain-containing protein, whose translation is MSIEPHLPTSGGAAEPIHVVLLVLDSIVPFDLGVACQVFGYARPDLGAMRYRMTLCAAEPGPVTTSVGFPVTVDRGLDALEEAHTIIVPGIRAYDAPAPPAVVDALRAAHARGARIASICTGAFVLAEAGLLDGRKATTHWKDAALLAERYPEVCVDPRVLYVDEGQVLTSAGIAAGIDLCLHIVRRDWGAEVANALARRLVVPPHRSGGQAQFVEEPVPARPAGGLERTRTWTLEHLDRRVTVDEMARHAATSRRNFTRRFRAETGTSPLQWLLQQRVLRARRLLETTEMSVGRIALECGFGSALSLRDHFTREVGATPAAYRRAFGVRRVSVVDAAAA
- a CDS encoding M2 family metallopeptidase — encoded protein: MTETRDAGARTVDDDARAFVAEMEARLAPLMRESHVAGWDAATGGGDEALERSARARAAVAMVYADAEAARKVRAWLEGGVGDPLLRRQLVLLDHELTRCQLPPETIEDLVRRGTELEHVFHTFRSTFRGERKSNNELVDALQETTDSGVRREAWEAGKEIGREVAEPLRELVRRRNAAARSLGFDHFYAMELHLQELGEARLFAVLDEFRDRTDEPFRRFRAEMDARMARRFGVPADALRPWHWDDFFAQEAPSVAGTVELDAYFRDLDPVALASGFFRGIDLPIDEVLARSDLYEREGKDQHAFCIDMDREGDVRVLCNMRPNEKWTGTLLHELGHAAYDLYIPDHLPFFLRTIAHTLSTEAIAMYMGRLTRDPAWLREVPGAALTDVEAADVRAQQRAAMLVSARWILVMAYFERELYRDPDRADLDSLWWDLVERLQYIRRPDGRSAPDWASKIHLSLSPVYYHNYLLGELMASQISAHARRGIAEGRSIAGEPRVGGFLRERIFAPGASLDWNELLVHATGEGLSPRYFVEEFVGA
- a CDS encoding dipeptidase — translated: MSVTEYLQGRREQSLAELNELLRIPSISAKSEHRGDTAAAAEWLASRMRAVGLTTVEVVPTAGHPVVLGEWRGAEGAPTLLVYGHYDVQPPEPLDEWLTPPFEPTVRDGKLFARGSVDDKGQVYLHLKAVEAHLATNGSLPVNVIFCVEGEEEVGSPHLAEFLAANAERLRCDAVMISDTTMFAPGLPSITIGLRGLAYMEVRVQGPSVDLHSGVYGGAVVNPANALAKIISRLHDERGRVAVPGFYDRVVEIEEAERRMIAGLPFEEENLREEVGAPKLGGEQGYGPLERVWVRPTLDVNGLLSGYTGEGAKTVLPARAMAKVSMRLVPDQEYHEIERLFTEYVRSIAPEGVTVEVEALHGGQPWYAAPSGPVFEAARRALAKAYGREPVTIREGGSIPIVKAFEDTLHAPVVLIGFGLPGENAHAPNEWMSVENFHRGAEAIAALYDELR
- a CDS encoding BTAD domain-containing putative transcriptional regulator; the encoded protein is MLRIHTFGALAVRDGDRPLAGAAAQPRRLAVLAVLARAGERGVTRDKLLALLWPDSPDEAGRRALAQALYALRRDLGGEEPFLGVKDLRLNPEVIGSDVGDFESALAAADPERAAAVYAGPFLDGFRVPGLDDFDRWIETERAALALRHAEALESLAGARERAGDHTAAVAWWRRLAGADPLSARVAVRLMRALDAAGDRAGALQHARIYESLVDAHLGLPPSPEVTALAERLRSEPEPVRAAASPAIAAAASSTDEGDDDAAAPDVSRSSTTAVAEPPSSPVDAVPALAIASVPADEPAPRWPRISRSRWAIAGAAAVVGVLLAGWRLTRGAEEAGEPVLAIGRIGSYTGGPVATPISDLLATDLARGGGVRVVSRARLFQELRGATDTTGAALASAARSAGATQLVEGDVYSLAGGRLRLDLRRVDLRSGAVIAAYRLEGSDAVALADSGAGRLARDLPSGNFVGGVTTSSPIAYRLYERGLESYTQGDPATAARMFDAALAEDSAFAMAAYHIALVRGGPGIKERALRLAETASDRERLIIRAGIANITSSPTLLALAETLSVRYPREAAGPFYVGVALLADARWLDAVPWFRRVVEMDGEGLRGEGAGCMACNALRQIVSAYESADSIPAANRVAREWTRLQPRSAPAWNALYETMELAGAGDEAMAVYGKASTYNPALTPNAILVMAQHRILRREYDAADRLLAEQMKAGDEERVVDSWWYLAISRREQGRMRDALHAARQARLAFRSAPRSHGAVPSVALLEAQILFETGRFRESAALLDSIAWNREPGDAPSRVARAETWTLTHKANALAALDDTAHLRALADTVRERGMRSYLARDHRLHHHVLGLLHRARGDWPRAAAELRQAIVSPNAGYTRTNVALAGVLMRMNRPREAVAVLQPALRGSLEASNLYVNRTEVHALLARAWQAAGSADSAAAHQAVVARARVRADPDLIDTSGW
- a CDS encoding MFS transporter: MTTTIGRPPGRVHYAWVVAAVTFAVLLVSAGIRATPGVLMVPLEGEFGWTRATISLAISVNLVLYGLMGPFAAALMERLGVRRTMLLALFALAAGVGATTLMTRPWQLVLLWGVVVGAGSGMGALVLGAVVVNRWFHDRRGLVMGILTASTATGQLVFLPALAWIAEHRGWRTSVEVVAGAAVIVIPLVLLLVRERPRDVGLRPYGAADDAETAPSPAAAAPLAGLARGVRSRDFWLLAATFFICGASTNGLVGTHFIPAAHDHGIPEVAAAGLLAVMGICDLLGTTLSGWLSDRWDSRRLLAWYYGLRGLSLIFLPYAFVGPHASLAVFALFYGLDWVATVPPTVRLTADAFGRESVGVMFGWIMAGHQLGAAFAAGGAGAVRTWMGDYHAAFVASGMLCLLASVLALNVGHARRIAISTPAPVPLEA